From a region of the Alnus glutinosa chromosome 1, dhAlnGlut1.1, whole genome shotgun sequence genome:
- the LOC133859903 gene encoding LOW QUALITY PROTEIN: uncharacterized protein LOC133859903 (The sequence of the model RefSeq protein was modified relative to this genomic sequence to represent the inferred CDS: inserted 6 bases in 5 codons; deleted 3 bases in 2 codons; substituted 1 base at 1 genomic stop codon), which yields MTNDSVMLSDAVAASVAQGIITPRDEKLLADRTDAQAINDSLAFSIQDCKWLSDALKKEYPENVELIVEKAVLRAVNESSEGGEHIVPSILKFGFVLLESAEEGSSKQLWSSNGLLGIEDLGVQMLKTLFKVRDMARNEIIEQCKFRILSLKPEQSMSLIRLLGNLMRTYPYPMLEHVSHLKELLDYFTFMHGKVAASLVNTLLPXVKFSRDLQDYTILVMRKAMFRREETVRIAATSGIIDLILAEKQSKRDGSFSFQESSSQASCSQQPEIPCGLGQGLFEELSGLLQRCLYQQAKVKEVMYHGLVKLVLMDPTSAGAVFDFLLPHFLCFFRXQDADVQLEVTSCVIAESGKVSIEEPLDCLLSCVSWILLLRXGKTDRVLDSLWACLGFSLSQENEVGRNLSGESFSSAFLKIRKFLRNQNLEGVLGQAQDAGSEPFGEEKRKCCSSILLGIIEVVLNTIGTELEKGIEIKKADLGKEIIELADLHDXLDKDSCIKGSMSLRIICEMILMVGNKLPCKWRNIHGAWAIHVCKSNGITNSKVVKSFVMLAFSLSSPPNDLILAQDMAVELLKVTGSEMVAPIEKFESYXLINHSTSTAISSCMLQLIEAMIVDMDWATKKLKNFSWVAGSKKCAQLNENGENSPGLAFEENLYSMAEEVMKVLSFFVLMTIKDTQAEHLLKLVARFYKHLAQMSKLRIAPKGCKQLLPSLKFQKLVXTCKQLTVPLYNFVMLVQKLLQQENANDSKVVIKKIKRENSCIPDLIFQIEDCEKYLIQLSISNMVSKVNLLRHAKRSTSRDFKILDPMKIAGEEDAPNHESNHSDPTAVENESCEDSEGNEGSGSEKILSPESGSRLAAEDSGSDGGDENALPNAKRVKTGRVVRDSDDEA from the exons ACTGTAAGTGGCTGTCAGATGCTTTGAAGAAAGAATATCCGGAGAATGTCGAATTA ATAGTAGAGAAGGCTGTGTTAAGAGCT GTCAATGAAAGCAGCGAAGGAGGAGAGCATATTGTGCCTAGCATTTTGAAGTTTGGTTTTGTGTTGCTAGAGTCAGCGGAAGAGGGAAGTAGTAAACAGCTGTGGAGTTCTAATGGTCTGCTGGGCATTGAGGACCTTGGTGTTCAGATGCTGAAAACTTTATTTAAGGTCCGTGATATGGCAAGAAATGAG ATTATTGAGCAATGCAAATTTCGCATACTCTCTTTGAAGCCTGAGCAGAGCATGTCACTCATAAG ACTGCTTGGTAATCTGATGCGGACTTATCCTTACCCCATGTTGGAACATGTTTCCCACCTGAAGGAATTGTTGGATTATTTCACTTTCATGCATGGCAAGGTTGCTGCTTCTCTTGTTAATACTCTATTGC TCGTCAAATTCAGCCGTGATCTTCAG GATTACACCATTTTGGTTATGCGTAAGGCCATGTTTAGGAGAGAAGAAACAGTTCGTATTGCGGCAACTTCTGGCATTATTGATCTTATTTTGGCAGAAAAGCAGTCTAAGAGAGAtggctcattttcttttcaagaGTCGTCTAGCCAAGCCAGCTGCAGCCAGCAACCTGAGATACCCTGTGGCTTGGGGCAAGGTCTCTTTGAAGAGCTGAGTGGTTTGCTGCAGAGATGTCTTTATCAGCAG GCAAAGGTCAAAGAAGTAATGTATCATGGCCTTGTAAAGCTTGTTTTGATGGACCCAACAAGTGCAGGtgctgtctttgattttctgctGCCtcactttctttgttttttcagGTAG CAGGATGCAGACGTTCAACTTGAAGTTACGAGTTGCGTTATAGCAGAGAGTGGCAAAGTCTCAATTGAAGAGCCTTTAGATTGTCTCCTTTCTTGTGTCTCTTGGATTCTACTTCTTC CTGGCAAAACTGATCGAGTTTTAGATTCTTTATGGGCATGCTTGGGTTTCTCCCTTTCACAAGAGAATGAG GTAGGAAGGAATTTGTCTGGTGAGTCATTCTCCAGTGCTTTCTTGAAGATCAGGAAGTTTCTTAGAAATCAAAACTTAGAAG GTGTTCTTGGTCAAGCTCAGGATGCTGGCTCTGAACCTTttggagaagagaaaagaaaatgctgTTCTTCAATATTATTAGGAATAATCGAAGTGGTGTTGAATACCATTGGTACTGAGTTGGAAAAAGGAATAGAAATAAAGAAGGCGGATCTCGGAAAGGAGATCATCGAGTTGGCTGACCTTCATG CATTGGATAAGGATTCATGTATAAAGGGAAGCATGAGTTTAAGA ATTATCTGTGAAATGATATTGATGGTTGGGAACAAATTGCCGTGCAAGTGGAGGAATATTCATGGAGCTTGGGCTATTCATGTCTGCAAAAGCAATGGCATAACCAACTCTAAAGTTGTGAAAAGCTTTGTTATGCTTGCTTTCTCTTTAAGCTCGCCTCCAAACGATTTGATATTAGCTCAAGACATGGCCGTGGAGCTGTTAAAAGTCACTGGATCAGAGATGGTTGCCCCCATAGAGAAGTTTGAATCAT CCCTCATAAACCATTCCACAAGTACTGCGATAAGTTCTTGTATGCTGCAGTTGATTGAAGCAATGATTGTTGATATGGATTGGGCGACAAAAAAGCTGAAGAATTTCTCCTGGGTGGCTGGGTCA AAAAAATGCGCTCAACTTAATGAAAATGGGGAAAATTCTCCTGGATTAGCATTTGAGGAAAATCTTTACTCAATGGCTGAAGAGGTGATGAAAGTATTATCATTCTTTGTTCTGATGACTATCAAGG ACACTCAAGCAGAGCACTTGCTCAAATTGGTTGCAAGGTTTTACAAGCATTTGGCTCAGATGTCAAAGCTAAGAATCGCTCCTAAAGGTTGCAAGCAGCTTCTTCCTAGCCTTAAATTTCAGAAGCTTGT GACCTGCAAGCAGCTCACGGTTCCTCTATATAACTTTGTGATGCTAGTGCAAAAGCTATT ACAACAAGAAAATGCTAATGATAGTAAAGtggtcattaaaaaaattaagagggaGAACAGTTGCATCCCGGATCTGATCTTTCAAATAGAAGATTGCGAAAAGTATCTCATCCAGCTTAGCATATCAAATATG GTGAGCAAAGTCAATTTATTGAGGCATGCTAAACGCAGCACTTCTCGggatttcaaaattttagacCCCATGAAGATAGCCGGGGAAGAAGATGCTCCAAACCATGAATCAAACCATAGTGATCCTACTGCAGTTGAAAATGAATCATGTGAGGATTCTGAAGGCAATGAAGGAAGTGGGTCGGAGAAGATATTATCACCTGAATCTGGTAGTCGTTTGGCTGCAGAGGATTCTGGGTCTGATGGGGGAGATGAAAATGCTCTTCCCAATGCCAAAAGGGTGAAGACGGGTAGAGTAGTGCGGGACTCTGACGATGAAGCATAG